The following are encoded in a window of Kogia breviceps isolate mKogBre1 chromosome 12, mKogBre1 haplotype 1, whole genome shotgun sequence genomic DNA:
- the KRAS gene encoding GTPase KRas isoform X2: MRDQYMRTGEGFLCVFAINNTKSFEDIHHYREQIKRVKDSEDVPMVLVGNKCDLPSRTVDTKQAQDLARSYGIPFIETSAKTRQGVDDAFYTLVREIRKHKEKMSKEGKKKKKKSKTKCIIM, from the exons ATGAGGGACCAGTACATGAGGACTGGGGAGGGCTTTCTTTGTGTATTTGCCATAAATAATACTAAATCATTTGAAGATATTCACCATTATAG agaacaaataaaaagagTTAAAGACTCTGAAGATGTACCTATGGTTCTAGTAGGAAATAAATGTGATTTGCCTTCTAGAACAGTAGACACAAAACAGGCTCAGGACTTAGCAAGAAGTTATGGAATTCCTTTTATTGAAACATCTGCAAAGACAAGACAG GGTGTTGACGATGCCTTCTATACATTAGTTCGAGAAATtcgaaaacataaagaaaagatGAGCAAAGaaggtaaaaagaagaaaaagaagtcaaagaCAAAGTGTATAATTATGTAA
- the ETFRF1 gene encoding electron transfer flavoprotein regulatory factor 1, which produces MASSLRGEVLNLYKNLLYLGRDYPKGADYFKRRLKSVFLKNKDVKDPEKIKELIEQGQFVMKELEALYFLKKYRAMKQRYYSDTNKTN; this is translated from the exons ATGGCCAGTTCTTTAAGAGGAGAAGTACTGaatctttataaaaat ctgCTGTATCTTGGACGAGACTATCCAAAAGGAGCAGACTATTTTAAAAGGCGTCTGAAGAGTGTGTTCCTTAAAAACAAAGATGTGAAGGACCCAGAGAAGATCAAAGAACTTATTGAACAGGGCCAATTTGTAATGAAAGAACTAGAAGCATTATACTTCCTTAAGAAATATAGAGCTATGAAACAACGCTATTACTCAGATACCAACAAAACTAACTGA